The Gadus macrocephalus chromosome 1, ASM3116895v1 DNA window ACACGAGTAATGCTTTATGTGCTGGCTGGATCTACTGAGGCTCTGGGAGTAGATGAACAGGATTGAAGAGGAAAATCCCTTGATACCCTTTGGATTTCATCAACACATGCCCCCCACTGTGACAGTTCTCTCCTGAGAGCTACAGTGTGCAGCCTGATGCTTGGCTATAAAGGGACGAGTGGAAAGTGGAAAGACTCCACTCTTTCACCTGGCGCATTACTGTACACGACGCTCACACACTACGCCTCCATTGTTGTCTGTAGTTTGCCGGTGCATGCATTGAGACGGTCTCATGAGGTAACACTTCTGTTAAGGGAGTTGTAAGCAAAGTCGATCCTCATGTAGCCTCAAGTACATGCAAGTCTATTTTGGTTTGTAGTGATACAGGTCTGACACCTGCTCAGGCTGTTCCCTCTATGCTGCTGAAATATTGTACTTCCCTTTGTGCTTATTGATGTTGGAGTCTGGCTatagaagtggaggaggaaggaagttGCCTTTAGTATGCTCAGTCAGGGTAGCATTTTCGAATAAATCTAAAGGCATCTCCATGATGAATatattataggcctatatatatgtcatgtatacatatattagaAGTACTCGTATATTGCTAATAGCTGCTGCAGTTGTGATGGTTGTCATAGGCATCATTAGCCAAATGGGGAAGAACTCGAGCTGAAGTTATACGATTTTAAAAattaacaacccccccccccaaaaaaactccCCTTCCCCATTGCTCTGCCATTTGGATGTGTTGCAATCAAACACCTGTGGTGGAGTCATGTCAGCGCTGTGTGAGCACGTGTGGTTGACAGGCACGATGGATGCCCCAAGCCAATAAGCGAAGAGAGGTCTTGATTCATCTGAAATGAATTGGGTGTGCTCAAAATCTAAGATGCAGTCTCAGTCAACCAgcagaaaaaaataactaaacatTTTTTTAGCACTTAAATGTAACCTATGAATTCTTATCTTAATTCATAAGCTCAATTCAAAAACATTGAAGTATAATATAATCTCTGAGGGCATTTGGTTTCCAAAGGTTTATATGTGACGATGTAGTACACCACCTTGACCGTTGCTCGACACCAAATGAACTGTTGCCAGGCAACTGAGGAGTCACAGAAAACTCCCAAATTCCCCACTAATAAGCATGCCTAACTGTACCTCTGGGTTGGGCTAATTGGAAAATCCTGATTGGGGACTCAAAATACTGGAAAGCACATTTACCCTCTGAATTAAATGACCGTATACAGTCCGTACATTAGTAATTCTGCCCTCTAAACCTCTGAACACCTGCTTCACATAACACAGGCAGAAATCTCCTCAAGAATAATATAAATCTTTCCATTACAAATTAGTGGATTAAAACTCTGCACCTGCTTTGTTGCAATTTGTAGCTCACATGCAGTGCAGCTGTGGACAattcatttaaataaattaaataattaattcatAAATCCAGTGGTTCACATACAGGCGGCTATCAGAGTAACATCCAAATCATCGCAGAGACATGCAATGGGCATACTGCGGGGCAGGGCAACTTGGTTCTATGTTTGTTGATTTCGGAAATAGCCATAGATCTACTTAACTGTGCAAAGTTTATGTGTActgtgtttcgtgtgtgtgtgtgtttgtgtgtgtgtgtgtgtgtgtgtgtgtgtgtgtgtgtgtgtgtgtgtgtgtgtgtgtgtgtgtgtgtgtgtgtgtgtgtgtgtgtgtgtgtgtgtgtgtgtgtgtgtgtgtgtgtgtgtgtatgtgtgtgggtgtgcatgcatgtgtctgtgttggtcTTAATGGGCCTTTTTTGAGGTTATGGTAATGACGTTTTTAATCTTTACAAaattccgcacacacacacacacacacgcacgcactcacgcacgcacacacacactctttgcaTGTCGGTGTAATAGGTGTCCGTGTCGGCacggtgtgtgtatttatcgaCTGCAGCTGGATGCTACCCCCTTGAGACTGTTTTGACAGGCCTATAATAGCCTCTTTGCCAGGAAGGGCCATGCCCCAGAAGTGAATGAAATTCCTTGCCTGCAATGGAAAGTGTAGACCCCACTTGACAAATTTGATTAATTCATGAATTAGATCACTTTGAAGTCCTATAACCTAGCCACAACCTAGCAAAATATCCTGAGCgtatttaaatgtaaatttaaatgAAGTGTTAGAGTTTGGTTTACTATTCAAATTATTTACAGAGCCTTGTGTTCCATTTGAGTTGCTTGCTATTTCTGTACAGGTTTGACGATGAGAATCGTTGAATTGGAAACTATATGATTGTATTATATGACATCACTACAGTGTACCTTATGAATGGGGACATGTCAAACTTGGCAaacaaatattatttaaaaataaacatgattAATAAATAGAGTGATATTAAAACATCCATAATCCCATATTTCTCATATTGTAAACAAGAGGCTTAATTCCCAAATTATCTGTGCTTACATAAGTACTGTTGCATGGCCATCTCTGACCAGCCATCCTCAGATCACATTgccctgtgtctgtgcgtgcgtgcgtgcgtgcgtgcgtgcgtgcgtgcgtgcgtgcgtgcgtgcgtgcgtgcgtgcgtgcgtgcgtgcgtgcgggcgtaTGGGCGTGCGggcgttcgtgcgtgcgtgcgtgggtgggcGTGTGATGTACCCCTATGCTTGTCATGCCAGGAATGGTGCTTCCCGGCCTGATGTGTGCTCTGTCAGAATGGGCTGAGGGCTTAGAGGGATTAAAAAGTGAAATTGACCAAGCACCTGGTCTTTATCCCAGTGGTAATCCCTTGATACCAAACCTTGTTCCGTCCCTCCGCTTAAAGTCCACAGAGCCATTTCAGATTATAAACAACTGGTCATGATTGAAATTACATTTGTACTGAATCCATTGTTTATTTAATGACCAGTGCTGTTATTTCTCATATTCCATGTTCAGTTTTCCAGATGTTGTCAAAGGATTCATTCACATGGATTGAAATGTTCTCCCATGAATTgtatttaattcattaattgTAAAGAGGGTGCAAATTGTTTGAGTTTGCTCCAGTCTTTAAACGTATACTGGAGAGGGGAGATCTACTGCTGTTGTTTGCTCTTATCAAATGTTGGAAATAATCCCAtcttcaaataaatgtttttctttgGGCACATCCATCCACCCCTATGGGGAAGGCATGACAAACGTAGCTGTAGCTCCttacatttatttgtttggATATAGTTGAAGCTTAACCATGTTTAATGCACTCATTGTATGCAATTGTTTTGTCCTGTGCCCTGCACACCAAGATGAATCTATAGTCTGAAGATGGCATGGCCGTTAAATTGCTTCCCTCTAGGAGGTAGGTCTGCTGGCAATGTTTATAATACCCCTTTATCTTAAAACTGTCCATGTAATGTCCTTGCTCTTTCATGTCAGTGACCTAAtgttattatccctctctgaAATCCCAGCCTGGCCCTGCCTGCGAGTTCACAGGGTTTGTTATTtttagtgttttttttggtttgtgcGATTTAAAACATGTTGCAAATCATTCAACCGGACACATATCAAGACAAAGCATCCCCACAAATGCCTCAGATTTGCTTGAAGCCAGCGGCACAATGCTATTTGACGCTTGAGTTCTGATTATCGCCTTTTTCCTCAGCTTGTTTTTCCAGCAGTTTCCTTGTGATAGTGAGCCTCAGCTTTAGACTTGGTGAAACCCTAAGATTTCTTTAATCTTTGACAAATTTGCATATAAATGCAAAATTGATCACCAgattctatatttatttataggtaTGATGGATGGGGTATTCTGTTTTTCCCATTTAAAGAAAGACAAGCTCATAGAAAGATCAGTTGAAAAGCGATGAGGATTCATTCTACCATCTGATTTGAAGGTTATAAATCTAAAGAGTGCTATCTCCTTTTGCATTCATCTTTCAACAATGTTTATTTGGGACGTATGAAACAGAACATAAAAAGGTTCCGGTTAGGGTTTTGATGCTAATCTCATCAAGCAACATTTCATATCAACACTAGGAATTTTGCTATTGGCTTGTACAGAGTTGGTGAATTACTGAATATGGATACACAAAGTACACTTTTGAAAGATAATCTAACACAATCTTTTATGGCTTCTGAAGGGTTTTTATATCCAGTGCAATCAAAATGTGAAAAATTGCTTGGATAATCATTCTcagtacaaaacaaaacaaagtgttTTGTATTGGTGTAGTCCTTGTTCAACAGTTTTCTGTTTTTATATGGAAGGGTTCTTCTGTTGTTTCTTCATGTCCACCCACTGGGCAGGACATCCAAATGCCAAAGCCTTGTCGCTCCAGAACCCTGTGAGTACAGCTGAATGCATTGTTTTAGAGTACTTTCACAGTATTCGTTTGCAATCATGCGATGGtcaccatcctcctcctcctcagaccttAAGGACCCCGTCCAAAAAGGCGGTCTCGTTCATCACGGCGTTGTCCCAGCACCACTGAACCGGAAGCGTGGTCTCGTTCCCCTTGGTGCGTCCGTTCTGGTTCTGCTCGATCATCAGCGGCTCCAGGAACGCCACGCGCCGGCTCTGCACCCGCTGCAGCCCCTGCTCCTCCGGGCCGCCCGCGGGGGGCACGCCGCCGTACGCCACCGGGCTGTAGACGGAGACGGGGTCGGCGGGGGGGCCCGGCGGGCTGCAGCAGCCGCACTGGCACGGCGTCAGGTAGAGGTACATGAGGATGAGCACGGTGGTCACGGCGCAGCCCAGCAGCGTGGTGTAGCCCGTGCTGAAGGTCTCGGCCGGCGGCCGCACCACCGTCAGGTTGAACTCGCGCGTGGCGTTCACCATCTGCTGCTGGTCCACCGCCGTGCACACGTACAGGCCCGAGTCGTTGAGCCTGGCCGCCGGGATCTCCAGGGTGCCGTTGGCGAACACGCTGATGAGGCTGTCGTTAGTGGCACTTTGGTTCATGTAGCCCTGGCCGGGGGTGAGCCACACGTACCAGGGGTCCTTGGTGCCGAGGGACGTGTAGCAGTCCATACTCGCCCGCTCCCCCTCGAATATCACCAGGTTGGAGAGCAGGACGGTCGCCTGCAGGGACTGCGACTTGCCCACGGTGCAGTTCTGGAAGACACGCCTTTGCCGGAGGAAGTGGATGATGGAGCGGGAGTCGCCGCGCACCGTGCACATGTAGTCCTCGTAGAAGTCCTTCAGGGAGTCGAAGCCCTTCATCTCCCAGTGCCAGAACATGCCGTACATGGAGCAGTCGCACAGCAGCGTGTTGTTGTGGAGGAAGAGCCCCCGCTGCACCGTCCTGGGCAGGGCCTTCACGTCCTCCCACGGCAGCGTGGCCAGCCGATTGGACGAGAGGTCCAGCATGGTCAGGAAGGGGTGACTGTGCTCCCGGATGGAGAAGAACGGGAAGTCTGTGATCTGGTTGAGGCTGAAGTAGACCTTCTTTAGGCTTCTCAGCCCGTTGAGCGTGGCGCCCTCCACCTGGGTGATCTGGTTGTTGAAGAGGACCAGCTCTTCCAGCCGCCACAGGCCCTGGAAGTAGTGCTGCTCCATCACACGCAGCTTGTTGGAGGACAGGTCCAGGTGGCGCAGGCCCGAGGCGTTGTAGAAGACGTCGGGACCCAGCGAGGTGAGCTGATTGTGGGTGATCCGCAGGGTCTCCAGCCTGGGCATGCTGGCGAAGCCTCTGGGCACCAGCATGCTCATATGGTTGAAGCTGAGGTCCAAGGTGAGCGGGGAGGACGGCATGTTGCGAGGGAGCCGGCTGAGGCCGCTGGAGGCGCAGCTCAGCGTGTCCGcggtgcacatgcacacggagGGGCAGATCTGTTCGGACCCCGGCAGGAGgaagcagagcagcagcagagcgagGCCCGGGCGGGGTCTGGAGCTCATCTTGTCCAGCGCTTCTTGGGTTCCTGAAGGAGTGTGtggccccccaccccgcccctctGAACGGCCCTAGAGATCAGAGGAGAGATATGTGATATTAGTAGCATTCTAAAACCTTTAACTATATCTTATCTATACCTTGAACATACATTATATGGttacatattatatacatttgtatgccCTATTGTCtattgtaaaataaaagatgATACATCTAAACTAATTCTGATGACAGCAATGCATGGTCATATTTGCTTTTTAGTATCAAAGATGAGACTCGACTCCtcgtaaaaaaaatagcacatattgaaaagtaaaacataaatataacCACAAATGTGACATGACCACTGACGCATGAGAATGTGAGATTACCTTAAATTAATGTTGGTCCTGCTCCAATATGCAATGCTCGAAATGTCTTCTCTGATATAACAGATAATTTAAATTGGGCTTTCATCTGTTGGAAGTCACAACTCTGAATTCGGGTAAATTACTCAGGCAATCCCCATTTCCCGAAAATGGCACTTCCAAACTGAATAGTCCACTCCAATAAAAAGGTGAACAGCAACCCGAGTCTCTTCCCCTTCAGTGCAAAGCTTTTTTCCCTGCCAGTTGCATTCCACCTGGGTCTACTTTAAACTGATCCGTCCAAACCTTATCTTCCTCAAATTCTCTTTTACAAGACTCTTCGGGAAGAAATAAATTGCCCTAGCTCTTTTCGCTCAGAAAAGTGAAATGTCCCCTTCTGGATTTCTGCTCTTCCTAAATGAGAGGACTGCTTGACAAACATCCCACACTGCTTTTGCAGGgtctaaaaaaaacaacacacagctCAGCCTAATCTCCTACAAtcccctcctctgtgtgtgtttgtcacttgtgtctgcctgtgttgaTGTTAAATAATAATGCTGGTTGattatcgtctctctctcttatagcTCCCCCCTCTAACCTGTCTCTCCCGCTAACAATAATCTTTAAAGAATATATACTATTCGGTATGTGTACACAATGTGTACACGTGTTGTATTTTACATAAAAATATACTTTTGCTCTGTACACTTTGCAAGAACACTTAAAGAATCACACAAATGTCATCCTGTCCCCATCTACAAAGTATATTAAACCGTAAAGATGTATCCCAGGAATTGCAGGATAATGCGAGTACATACCATTTATCAAATAAGCAATCTGCTTCAACTGCGACAATTTAAAACGAGATAGAGAACCATTTTTTAGGTTGCTTTTTATTGTAATCTTTAGGTTTACGCGTGAAAAGATGATTGTTATTTCCCTAAGCCCTACATGTCGTGCTACCAGCCTCTCATTGCATGAAGCCACCCATAAAACCTCTCTacttcatgtatgtgtgtttgccatGGTCATCCTCCCATCTACTCTGGTAATGagctgtttctgtctgtctgtggacaACACCCACTCTCATTTGTCTCTTGTCTAAGTTTAGTCGCTTgagatctgtctctctctctctctctctctctctctctctctttctctctctctctctctctctccctgggtgcccctctctctctctctctctctctctctctctctctctctctctctctctctctctctctctctctctctctctctctctctctctctctctctctctctctctctctctctctctctctctctctctctcgctctctctctctctcatgcacacaTGCTTGCTGCTCGTGTCCTGCGTGTCCCCGTTTTCTTTTCTTGAGGTGCTGACACTGTTCACCGTGGGCTGGACTGTATGGAGGCTGTCTACGCCGCTTGGTCATGGCTGCCTGACATCTCCCAATTCTGTCACAGTAAATTAGCCTCGCGAGgatccctcctcttcccctcattTCTTTCgatccacccacccccacccccgcccccatcaccacccacatcaccacccccaacaacacccccacccccacccctcgctcatcaccagctcctccataTGTGCTCTGGGGGGGGCCTTGGCTGACTCCCACTCGTCTTCTCCCCTCCTGTGGTACGTTGTTTCCTATTCCCCCGTGGATTCAGATAGTTAGacagtgctgctgctggggttcctcttgtcctctctctctcttgctctctctctctctctctctctctctctctctctctctctctctctctctctctctctctctctctctctctctctctctctctctctctctctctctctctctctccctctctcttatgATGATAGTAATACAATGTGTTTCTCGACCCCCCCGCGAGTTGAGGCGCCATGCAGTTGGAGATGTGGAGATATGGAGGCAGGTGAAGACGCGGAGGCAGGCAGTGGCGTTTGACGTGGATCCTTCTTCTGCCCGCTCCACAAGCGCGGTGGGATTAGATCGAACACATTTCACATATGGATTTCTTctgggagaagaagaaaaataaaaacagacacCCGTTTTGCAGCTGGTGAATTACACACAGTCCTGTCTTTAGACCAGTGTTCAGCCTGGCTCCAACATTGAAGAGATACATTcgcccacacatgcacataggaCATTTTGGCTTTCAAGCATTTGCTGGAGAAGTTGCTTCCAGATATTGTTTGCATGGATTTAAGTCACGGTTGATTTGGCCCTTGGAAAAATTATTTAAGCAAAGGCTATTTTAACTCTGTCCCACGCAGGGATGTGCTTTCATCCGGCGGCATTGAAATTTAATTGAGAAACTGATTTTATTTGATACATTATATAACATTTTAATCATATTGGGATTCCGCATCAATTGACAAGATAGAAAAGATTATAGAATAGATTTAGAATTGTGGGGGATGCAGTTTCATGTATATTAGTATAATTATAGCCCAGGAGTGTATGTGCCAGTGTTTGTTGTTTCTTTGCATCTGATCTTTGTCTGGACTAATGTTGTCTCTCTCATGTCATGTATGGTAATGTATCTACCTGCGTTTGTCAttacatttcccccccccctcactctgtctctcttctctggctctccctctcccctctctctctctctctctctctatctgtctgtctctctgtctctctctctctctcgctacatGTGCGGTGTGAGACTGTCGTGAGGTTCCACCTCTTGAGCGTGGCAGGCAGCAGCATTGTCAACCCTCTTATGTAAGCGGTGTTCACCCTGCTGTACAAATCCCCGTCTTCACATACATGTGATCAAATGTGCAAAATACGTCTCTCAAAtcatccagggttagggttgatgGGAGGGCTTAGAGTCGGTCCCTggcggtgccccccccccccccccccccccccacatctgtAGCAAGGGATTCTTCTTCCAGGCCATCTGGTGCAGAAAatagcccccccaccacccccacccccacagcaccaccaccacccccaccatagggaagtgtgtgttgttatcttgCCCTTGAGTTGTGTTGAATCTCCCTGGGTCTCGGttaatagcacacacacacacacacgcacgcacacgcacacgcacacacacacacacacgcacacacgcacacactaacactcaaATATTCTCAttgaacaataaaaacaaaaaacatatcgGATTGTTCGTAAGTTGTGTTTTAATTAATTTGGATTTTTTTGGGAAGGCTCTTTCTCTATTATCTAACATTATTCAGTCATTTCCATGTATTCAAATAAGCAGCAACATACTGAAGCTCAGACCCCTAACGACAATGCGCACCATAATTACCCGATGAAGAACTGGGAGAATGAACACTCTGCTTTCTACATACCTGACCAGCCTACTGTACGACGATTAgtgaacatgtgtttgtgtgacctcTGCCTGTTTCATGACGAACCTTGCAGTCCTAATTAGCATTTGTCATGTACCATCTCTTTATAAAAGGCCCGCTCTTGTATATGAGTGAGTCAGCTCGTGCAACTAAGGTTTGTTTTTTCTTATGCCAGGAGTAAATGCTGCCCTCCGGATGTGCACTGGAATGAATTGGATTTATTTTtctgagtgtttttttttttttggtgccaCTTTAGTTTTATATTTCCCAAGCCCT harbors:
- the LOC132455855 gene encoding amphoterin-induced protein 3, which codes for MSSRPRPGLALLLLCFLLPGSEQICPSVCMCTADTLSCASSGLSRLPRNMPSSPLTLDLSFNHMSMLVPRGFASMPRLETLRITHNQLTSLGPDVFYNASGLRHLDLSSNKLRVMEQHYFQGLWRLEELVLFNNQITQVEGATLNGLRSLKKVYFSLNQITDFPFFSIREHSHPFLTMLDLSSNRLATLPWEDVKALPRTVQRGLFLHNNTLLCDCSMYGMFWHWEMKGFDSLKDFYEDYMCTVRGDSRSIIHFLRQRRVFQNCTVGKSQSLQATVLLSNLVIFEGERASMDCYTSLGTKDPWYVWLTPGQGYMNQSATNDSLISVFANGTLEIPAARLNDSGLYVCTAVDQQQMVNATREFNLTVVRPPAETFSTGYTTLLGCAVTTVLILMYLYLTPCQCGCCSPPGPPADPVSVYSPVAYGGVPPAGGPEEQGLQRVQSRRVAFLEPLMIEQNQNGRTKGNETTLPVQWCWDNAVMNETAFLDGVLKV